Proteins from a genomic interval of Scomber scombrus chromosome 11, fScoSco1.1, whole genome shotgun sequence:
- the LOC133990383 gene encoding transcription factor BTF3 homolog 4-like has protein sequence MNQEKLAKLQAQVRIGGKGTARRKKKVVHKTATADDKKLQGSLKKLAVNNIAGIEEVNMIKDDGTVIHFNNPKVQASLSANTFAITGHAETKQLTEMLPGILSQLGADSLSSLRKLAEQFPRQSMDMKAVKEEIAEEEDDDVPDLVENFDEASKNEAN, from the exons ATGAATCAAGAGAAGCTCGCTAAACTTCAGGCACAGGTCCGGATAGGTGGAAAG GGAACGGCCCGCAGGAAGAAAAAGGTTGTtcacaaaacagcaacagctgATGACAAGAAGCTCCAAGGCTCACTGAAGAAACTGGCTGTGAACAACATTGCAGGGATCGAAGAG gtgaaTATGATAAAAGACGATGGGACGGTGATCCACTTCAACAACCCCAAAGTGCAGGCGTCTCTGTCTGCCAACACCTTCGCCATCACGGGCCACGCTGAGACCAAGCAGCTGACAGAGATGCTGCCAGGCATCCTGAGCCAGCTGGGAGCTGACAGCCTCAGCAGCCTGCGCAAGCTGGCCGAGCAGTTCCCACGGCAAT CAATGGACATGAAAGCAGTCAAGGAGGAAATCgctgaagaggaggatgatgatgtcCCAG ATCTTGTGGAAAACTTCGACGAAGCCTCAAAGAACGAAGCAAACTGA